In Acidianus brierleyi, one genomic interval encodes:
- a CDS encoding NAD(P)-dependent glycerol-1-phosphate dehydrogenase → MASEEHIIDLPKRIYVGNGIIDKLHEYFYQLNSLSPFLIITGHNIRKIVVSKILDEIGNIESNIEVEEVEEANIDEATRIEEIAKKMNTNTIIGVGGGKSIDIAKYTAFRLNKDFISIPTAPSHDGITSPFASIKGLGKPVSMKAKGPMAIIADIDIMSSAPKRLINAGIGDTVGKIVAVRDWRLAAKLRGEYYGDYTASLALLSAKHALNCTKIINRDLKYGVRLLTEALISSGVAMGMAGSTRPASGSEHLFAHAVEMLYPNSALHGELVGIGTIIMAYIHGIKWKEIKRALARIGFPLTAKELGIPREIVIKALTIAHTIRPERYTILGDRGLTWSSAEKIAKDTGIID, encoded by the coding sequence ATGGCATCAGAAGAACATATAATAGATTTACCAAAGAGAATTTATGTTGGTAATGGGATAATAGATAAATTACATGAATACTTTTATCAATTAAACTCGTTATCTCCGTTTTTAATTATAACTGGTCATAATATAAGAAAAATTGTAGTAAGTAAAATTCTTGACGAAATAGGAAATATAGAAAGCAATATTGAAGTAGAAGAAGTAGAAGAAGCTAATATTGATGAGGCCACTAGAATAGAGGAAATAGCAAAAAAGATGAATACAAATACTATAATAGGTGTAGGTGGAGGTAAAAGTATAGATATCGCAAAATATACTGCATTTAGACTAAATAAAGATTTTATAAGCATACCTACAGCTCCATCACATGATGGAATAACATCGCCTTTTGCATCAATAAAAGGATTAGGAAAGCCAGTATCTATGAAGGCTAAAGGCCCAATGGCTATTATTGCAGATATAGATATAATGAGTTCTGCTCCTAAAAGGTTAATAAACGCTGGAATAGGAGACACTGTAGGTAAAATAGTAGCAGTTAGAGATTGGAGACTAGCCGCAAAATTAAGAGGCGAGTATTATGGAGATTACACTGCATCTTTAGCTCTTCTTTCTGCAAAACACGCATTAAACTGCACAAAGATAATAAATAGAGACCTAAAATATGGTGTAAGATTACTCACGGAAGCACTAATAAGTAGTGGAGTAGCTATGGGTATGGCAGGGAGTACGAGACCCGCTAGTGGATCTGAACATCTTTTTGCGCATGCTGTAGAGATGTTATACCCTAATTCAGCATTACACGGAGAATTAGTAGGAATCGGAACAATAATAATGGCATATATTCATGGAATAAAATGGAAAGAAATAAAAAGAGCATTAGCTAGGATAGGATTTCCTTTAACTGCTAAAGAGCTAGGAATACCACGAGAAATCGTAATAAAAGCATTAACAATAGCCCATACTATAAGACCAGAAAGATATACAATACTTGGAGATAGAGGATTGACATGGAGTTCTGCTGAAAAAATAGCAAAAGATACTGGAATAATAGATTAA
- a CDS encoding FKBP-type peptidyl-prolyl cis-trans isomerase — MFKDNDFLYIDYTAKIKDTNEIIDTTIEEEAKKANIFNSEKKYGPQLVILGEHRLVKGLEEALYNFNINEEKTIEVTPDKAYGERDPTKIKIVSLGELKRQGISPYPNMVIRLQDGSLATIKSVSGGRVIIDLNHPYAGKTILYQVKIVKQLQDDKEKISALLERWFGSNPKLNFEITDDKKNVNFNVNKDIFLLEDIQMRKFMLAKDIITFVLPESVVSYTEKYDKSVF; from the coding sequence ATGTTCAAGGATAATGATTTCCTATATATAGATTATACTGCAAAAATAAAGGATACTAATGAAATAATTGATACAACTATTGAGGAAGAGGCAAAAAAAGCTAATATTTTCAATTCAGAAAAAAAATATGGGCCACAACTTGTTATATTAGGAGAACATAGATTAGTAAAAGGGCTTGAAGAGGCATTATATAATTTTAATATAAACGAAGAAAAAACCATAGAAGTTACTCCAGATAAAGCATATGGAGAAAGAGATCCTACAAAAATAAAAATAGTATCATTAGGAGAATTAAAAAGACAAGGTATTAGCCCTTATCCAAATATGGTAATAAGACTTCAGGATGGTTCTTTAGCTACTATAAAAAGCGTAAGCGGTGGAAGAGTAATTATAGATCTTAATCATCCTTATGCAGGAAAGACTATTTTATATCAGGTAAAAATAGTTAAACAATTACAAGACGATAAGGAAAAAATTTCGGCTTTATTAGAGAGATGGTTCGGTAGTAATCCTAAACTAAACTTTGAAATTACAGATGATAAGAAAAATGTTAATTTTAACGTAAATAAGGATATTTTCCTTCTAGAAGATATACAGATGAGGAAATTCATGTTAGCAAAGGATATAATAACGTTTGTTCTTCCAGAATCGGTTGTAAGCTACACTGAAAAATACGATAAGTCCGTTTTTTAA
- the ahcY gene encoding adenosylhomocysteinase has translation MEYNVKDLSLADQGKKQIEWAEMHMPALISIRQQLSSSQAFKGIRISAVLHVTKETAALVRTLKAAGADIYLAGSNPLSTQDDVAAALVKYDGIHVFAWKGESETDYYNNMNEILKYEPNVVMDDGGDLHALIHEKYRNIKLFGGTEETTTGVIRLKAMEEQGVLLYPVIAVNNAFTKYLFDNRVGTGQSAIDGILRATNILIAGKVAVVVGYGWVGRGIASRLRGMGARVIVVEVSPLRALEALMDGFDVMPMKDAAKIGDLFVTATGNINVISKDHILLMKNGAILANAGHFNVEIDVKGLKEIAKNIRTIRPYTEEYELPNGNKVYLLADGRLVNLAAAEGHPSEVMDLSFSNQALSVDYIVKNHLSIEKRVYNVPLDIDEQVAFLKLKGMGIEIETMTEEQKEYIKQWKYGT, from the coding sequence ATGGAATATAATGTAAAGGATCTGTCACTTGCAGATCAAGGTAAGAAACAAATAGAATGGGCAGAAATGCATATGCCAGCATTAATTAGCATAAGACAACAACTATCTTCTTCTCAAGCTTTTAAAGGTATAAGAATTAGTGCAGTCTTACATGTAACTAAAGAAACTGCAGCTTTAGTTAGAACATTAAAGGCAGCTGGAGCTGATATATACCTGGCAGGAAGTAATCCACTTTCTACTCAAGACGATGTAGCGGCGGCTCTTGTTAAATATGATGGAATACATGTTTTCGCATGGAAAGGAGAGTCAGAAACAGATTATTACAATAATATGAACGAAATTCTAAAGTATGAGCCAAACGTTGTTATGGATGATGGCGGAGATTTACATGCTCTTATTCATGAAAAATATAGGAATATTAAACTATTTGGAGGTACAGAAGAGACTACGACTGGAGTAATAAGATTAAAAGCCATGGAAGAACAAGGAGTATTGCTTTATCCCGTTATAGCAGTTAACAATGCATTTACAAAATACTTATTTGACAATAGAGTAGGAACTGGACAAAGTGCAATAGATGGTATTTTAAGGGCTACAAATATTTTGATAGCTGGTAAGGTAGCTGTAGTAGTAGGTTATGGTTGGGTTGGCAGAGGCATAGCATCTAGATTAAGAGGAATGGGAGCTAGAGTGATAGTAGTGGAGGTAAGTCCGTTAAGGGCATTAGAAGCTTTGATGGATGGATTTGATGTAATGCCTATGAAAGACGCAGCTAAAATTGGAGATCTATTTGTTACAGCTACTGGAAATATAAACGTAATATCCAAAGATCATATACTCCTAATGAAGAACGGTGCTATACTAGCTAATGCTGGACATTTTAATGTTGAAATAGATGTTAAAGGATTGAAAGAAATAGCCAAAAATATTAGAACCATAAGACCATATACAGAAGAATACGAATTACCTAATGGGAATAAAGTGTATTTACTGGCAGATGGTCGATTAGTAAACTTAGCAGCCGCAGAAGGACATCCTAGTGAGGTTATGGATCTTAGCTTTTCTAATCAAGCCTTATCAGTAGATTATATTGTAAAAAATCATTTATCTATAGAAAAAAGAGTTTATAATGTACCTTTAGATATAGACGAGCAAGTGGCATTTCTTAAACTAAAAGGTATGGGTATAGAAATAGAGACCATGACTGAAGAACAAAAAGAGTATATAAAACAATGGAAATACGGCACATAA
- a CDS encoding TrpB-like pyridoxal phosphate-dependent enzyme, with translation MILRYDLSQDEIPTNWYNILPDLPEPLPQPQDPTGKSFGVLKQALPSKDLENEFSTQRYIKIPDEVIERYLQVGRPTPIIRAKKLEEYLGGYIKIYMKMESHTYTGSHKINSAIPHVYYATLDNAKFVSTETGAGQWGSAVALASALFKMKAYVFMVRTSYFAKPYRKYMIEMYGAEIHPSPSDFTEYGKKILEKDPNNPGSLGIAITDAITYALNNGGKYLVGSVVNSDILYKTIAGQEAKIQMEKIGEDPDYIIGVVGGGSNYAALAYPFLGDELRSGKIRRKYIASGSLEVPKMTKGVYRYDYPDTGKVLPMLKMYTIGYDFIPPAVYAGGLRYHAVAPSLSLLMNKGIVESRDYSQEEAFKWARIFSEIEGWIPAPETSHALPILKEIADNAKKEGEEKTVLVSFSGHGLLDLGNYADVLGFK, from the coding sequence ATGATTCTTAGATACGACTTATCTCAAGACGAGATTCCAACTAATTGGTATAATATACTTCCGGATTTACCAGAACCTTTACCTCAACCACAAGACCCTACTGGAAAATCTTTTGGAGTTCTAAAACAAGCTTTACCATCAAAAGATTTGGAAAATGAATTCTCAACTCAGAGGTATATAAAAATTCCTGATGAGGTTATTGAAAGATATTTACAAGTAGGTAGACCTACGCCTATAATTAGAGCTAAAAAATTAGAAGAATATCTTGGTGGTTATATTAAGATATATATGAAAATGGAAAGTCATACGTATACCGGTTCTCATAAGATTAACAGTGCTATTCCGCATGTATATTATGCTACATTAGATAATGCTAAGTTTGTTTCTACTGAAACAGGAGCTGGGCAATGGGGATCGGCAGTAGCATTAGCTAGTGCTCTTTTTAAAATGAAAGCATATGTATTTATGGTTAGAACTAGTTACTTTGCAAAACCTTATAGAAAATATATGATAGAAATGTATGGAGCAGAGATACATCCCAGTCCTTCAGATTTTACTGAATATGGAAAAAAGATTTTAGAGAAGGATCCAAATAATCCTGGTAGTTTAGGTATAGCAATTACTGATGCTATAACGTATGCCTTAAATAATGGAGGAAAATATTTAGTAGGAAGTGTAGTTAATTCAGATATCTTATATAAAACTATTGCGGGTCAAGAAGCAAAAATTCAAATGGAAAAAATTGGAGAAGATCCAGATTATATAATAGGAGTTGTAGGCGGAGGATCTAATTATGCTGCTTTAGCATATCCATTTTTAGGAGACGAATTACGAAGTGGAAAAATAAGAAGAAAATATATAGCATCTGGATCTCTGGAAGTTCCAAAAATGACTAAAGGAGTTTACAGATACGATTATCCAGATACAGGGAAGGTACTCCCAATGCTAAAAATGTACACTATAGGTTATGATTTTATACCGCCTGCAGTATATGCTGGAGGATTAAGATACCATGCGGTTGCTCCTTCATTATCTCTTTTAATGAATAAGGGAATAGTTGAATCACGGGATTATAGCCAAGAAGAAGCCTTTAAGTGGGCTAGAATATTTTCGGAGATAGAAGGCTGGATTCCAGCTCCAGAAACTAGTCATGCCCTTCCAATACTTAAAGAAATAGCTGATAATGCTAAAAAAGAAGGAGAAGAAAAAACAGTACTTGTAAGTTTCTCTGGACATGGATTATTAGATCTAGGTAATTATGCCGATGTTTTAGGCTTTAAATAG
- a CDS encoding RecB-family nuclease translates to MIGLHNIASYQRLMDFSKAVFNFDIKYFVITKVSGTAAQTGIPDLSKLAFKQGKSFIVLPDLKDAIELLHPDNVYLLSNYSDKELHPDSIDYNKKTLIVFSGIESGFTKIEQSLGEIVRLPRIKLDIGPVASLGALLYCVINNSKN, encoded by the coding sequence ATGATAGGTCTACATAATATTGCAAGTTATCAAAGATTGATGGATTTTTCTAAAGCAGTATTTAATTTTGATATTAAATATTTTGTAATAACTAAAGTTAGTGGGACTGCCGCGCAAACAGGTATACCAGATTTAAGTAAATTGGCTTTTAAACAAGGCAAATCGTTTATAGTTTTACCTGATCTTAAAGACGCAATAGAATTATTGCATCCAGATAACGTATACCTTTTATCAAATTACTCTGATAAGGAATTGCATCCAGATAGTATAGATTATAATAAAAAAACATTAATAGTATTTTCAGGAATAGAAAGTGGATTTACAAAAATTGAACAAAGTCTTGGTGAAATAGTTAGACTCCCTAGAATAAAATTAGATATTGGTCCAGTGGCTTCTTTGGGTGCGTTACTTTATTGTGTAATCAATAATAGCAAAAACTAA
- a CDS encoding DNA cytosine methyltransferase, giving the protein MAPLTVVDLFCGTGGFSLGFRQQGFKILLGIDINHSAARSYALNFPSTITIEDDIRNITSRDIIDLIGGKPPDIVIGSPPCEPFTAANPFRLNNAIDRLYLDERGTLTLEYIRLIGELRPKVFVMENVPAIVETRELKEALITEFMKNGYKPIFNFLHAEDYGNPSKRTRVFISNIAICPAKDKKKVTVAEAINDLEERFDIPNNEITELSEKKMKEISKLSYGDYLTMFRSYRGDVPVYIRLDPYDLAPTILGNSRFIHPFHDRYLTVREQARLMSYPDDHVFIGSKDEQYNQIGESVPVVLSNAIASYIKVKIFGDNDRST; this is encoded by the coding sequence TTGGCCCCTCTAACAGTAGTTGATCTTTTTTGTGGAACTGGAGGATTTTCATTAGGATTTAGGCAACAAGGATTTAAAATATTGTTAGGTATTGACATAAATCACTCAGCAGCAAGATCTTATGCTTTGAATTTTCCTTCAACAATTACAATCGAGGATGACATAAGAAATATAACAAGCAGAGATATAATTGATCTTATAGGAGGTAAACCTCCAGATATTGTAATAGGAAGTCCTCCTTGTGAACCTTTTACAGCTGCTAATCCCTTTAGATTGAATAATGCTATAGATAGATTGTATTTAGATGAGCGTGGTACCCTAACTCTTGAATATATTAGGTTAATAGGAGAATTACGACCTAAAGTGTTTGTAATGGAGAACGTACCAGCAATAGTTGAGACACGAGAGCTTAAGGAAGCCTTAATTACAGAATTTATGAAGAATGGTTATAAACCAATTTTTAATTTTCTCCATGCTGAAGATTATGGGAATCCGTCTAAAAGAACTAGAGTATTTATTTCGAATATAGCTATATGCCCTGCTAAAGATAAAAAGAAAGTTACCGTGGCAGAGGCTATAAATGATCTTGAAGAAAGATTTGATATACCTAATAATGAAATAACTGAATTATCAGAAAAGAAAATGAAAGAGATTTCAAAACTAAGCTACGGAGATTATTTAACTATGTTTAGAAGTTATAGGGGCGATGTTCCTGTTTATATTAGACTCGATCCGTATGACCTAGCTCCAACAATATTAGGTAATTCTAGATTTATTCATCCATTTCATGATAGGTATCTAACTGTGAGAGAACAAGCAAGACTTATGAGCTATCCAGACGATCATGTTTTTATAGGTAGTAAAGACGAGCAGTATAATCAAATAGGTGAATCAGTTCCAGTAGTCTTATCAAATGCTATAGCATCATATATAAAGGTGAAAATTTTTGGTGATAATGATAGGTCTACATAA